AGACTGTCAATGTGGGATTCCTGCATAGGAAGTAGAGCGACACGTGTTCCTTCTAGAATGGGGTTTTGTAATTGCATAGTGCTGATTCTCCTTGTCATTGGATCAAATTTATGAGATTTTAGATAGCATAAGGGAAAAGTGGATTCATCAAAAGATCCAATTTGGTTTTAATTTTATGTACCAATAGGTTGTAATGGACTGAATAAAGAGGATGCTGTGTGATGACTGGGGGGAGCGGCATGGAGTTTCATTTGCCTTACGATGCCTATCGTATGAAATATGCAAGCAAGTACGCGGCTTTGTATCATGCGCTGCATGACGAGATCTTGGAGAGCAGGCTCCCACTGCATACGAAGCTGCCGTCCAGTCGTGAGTTAGCCCGTTTATTTGGTTTATCGCGGGGGACGGTGAATCAGGTCTATGATATGTTGATTGCTGAAGGATATTTGCAGGCTGATGTTGGGAGAGGGACTTATGTTGTCTATGCGAGTGGACAGCGGAAGAAAGATGAGCTCGAAGAAAGGGAGATTCGCTTGTCCGATTGGGGGGAGCGTGTTCGTGCGGAAGAAAGGGGAAGGGGGCAGGGGAAAGAGCCGTATCGCCCCGATCACATTTCTTTCAGGATGGGGCATCCCCATCTTGATGAGTTCCCGCGAGAGCTGTGGAATCGCGGGATGTATGAGCAGGTGCGGCGCATGACGGAGTCGCCGCAGGAGGAGGCCTTCGCCGCTGAGGGGCATGAAGCGCTGCGCATAGCAATCGCACAGCACCTAAGGCGTATGCGTGGCATCGATGCGCCTCCCGAGCGCATCGTCATCGTGAATGGGTCGATGCAAGCGATAGCGCTGCTGACCCAAGTGCTGGTGAATGCGGGCGATCCCGTGGTCGTGGAACGTCCGGGATATCAAGGCGCCACGCGCGCTGTGCTGGCGGCTGGCGGGGTGCCCATCCACGCTGAGGTGGATGGGCAAGGTCTAGTGCCGCAGCCGTGGAATGCGCGGCTGCTGTTCGTGACCCCGAGCCGCCAGTTCCCTACGGGAGCGGTGCTGGGCTTAGAGCGCCGCCAGCAGCTGCTGCGCTGGGCGGCCGAGCAGGGCGCTGTCATCGTCGAAGACGACTATGACAGCGAGTTCAGGCACCGCGGGCGGCCCATCGAGCCGCTCAAGGTGCTGGACCAAGAGGGCCGAGTGGTCTACATCGGCACCTTCTCCATCACGATGCTGCAGGAGCTGCGCATCGGCTATGTTGTGCTGCCGAAGGCGCTGGTGGGCGCCTTCGTGGCCGCAAAGCGGCTGTTCGAGCCGCACCCTTCGGGGCTGCTCGAGCAGCGCTCGCTCGCCGCTTTCATGGCGAGCGGCGGCTACGAGCGGCACCTGCGCCGGATGCGGCGGGTGTACGCGAGCAAGTTCCTGCTCCTGCAAGGGCTGCTGCAGGAACGAATGTCTACCCGGTTCGACTGGGTAGAGAGCGATGCGGGGCTGCATTTATTCGGTTGGTGGCGCGGCAATGCCGCCAGTTACGCGAGCTATGCAGCCGAATGCCAAGAAGCGGGCGTCACGTGGAGTGATGCTGCTTCATACGGCTTGCCGCCAGGCCGCGCGGGAGCTTGCTTCTCTTTTGCCCATCTGACCGAAGACGAGATCCGCCGCGGCGTGCAGCTTTTGAGATAAATAATGTTTTTGGCAGGAAAGCTATTGTGTGCTATGATCTAACATGTGGTCAATTAATATAAATCGTAGGAGTGGTCCTTAAGATGGCAGGTTTAAACGGTGGGGGCACAAGCGTTATTGTGCGTTTGGAAATACATAAGGAACTGGTTACCTTCGGTAAGATTGCTACGGCAATCGGCGATGCAGGCGGGGATATTGTTGCGATCGACGTAACGCGAGCGAGTAAAACGACAACAACGCGAGATATTACTGTGAAAGTTAGTGATCCCGAGCATACGGAGTCGATTGTTAGCGCTTTAAATGATATTCCGGGCGTGCGTTTAATCAACGTTTCAGATCAAACTTTCCTGATGCATTTAGGCGGCAAAATTGAAGTTACTCCCAAAATGCCTATCAAAAACCGGGACGACCTATCCCGTGTCTATACACCGGGGGTTGCCAGAGTTTGTATGGCGATTCATGAAGATCCATCGAAGGCGCACTCTTTGACAATTAAACGAAATACGGTTGCTGTTATATCCGATGGTACGGCAGTATTGGGGTTAGGAAATATTGGCCCTGAGGCAGCGATGCCTGTTATGGAAGGAAAAGCGATGCTGTTCAAGCAGATGGCGGGCGTTGACGCTTTTCCAATTTGCCTTGATACGCAGGACACAGAGGAGATTATTCGGACTGTTAAAGCGATTGCTCCAGGGTTCGGCGGCATTAATTTGGAGGACATCTCGTCGCCTCGTTGTTTTGAAATTGAGGAAAGATTAATCAACGAACTGGATATTCCGGTATTTCATGATGATCAGCACGGTACAGCTGTTGTTATTCTAGCAGGTTTGCTCAATGCGGTTAAACTTGTAGGCAAACAATTGGCAGATTGCAAAGTTGTTATCACAGGCATCGGGGCAGCAGGGATTGCCTGCACGAAGATGCTTCTGGCAGCGGGCGTAACCAATGTCATCGGTGTTGATCGTCAAGGGGCCATTGTTAGCGGTGAAAGCTATTCGAATTCAGCGTGGACCTGGTACTCCGAGAATACGAATCCGTTCCGGCAATCGGGATTGCTGTCTGAGGTGATTGTGGGCGCTGATATTTTTATCGGGCTTT
Above is a genomic segment from Paenibacillus sp. HWE-109 containing:
- the pdxR gene encoding MocR-like pyridoxine biosynthesis transcription factor PdxR gives rise to the protein MEFHLPYDAYRMKYASKYAALYHALHDEILESRLPLHTKLPSSRELARLFGLSRGTVNQVYDMLIAEGYLQADVGRGTYVVYASGQRKKDELEEREIRLSDWGERVRAEERGRGQGKEPYRPDHISFRMGHPHLDEFPRELWNRGMYEQVRRMTESPQEEAFAAEGHEALRIAIAQHLRRMRGIDAPPERIVIVNGSMQAIALLTQVLVNAGDPVVVERPGYQGATRAVLAAGGVPIHAEVDGQGLVPQPWNARLLFVTPSRQFPTGAVLGLERRQQLLRWAAEQGAVIVEDDYDSEFRHRGRPIEPLKVLDQEGRVVYIGTFSITMLQELRIGYVVLPKALVGAFVAAKRLFEPHPSGLLEQRSLAAFMASGGYERHLRRMRRVYASKFLLLQGLLQERMSTRFDWVESDAGLHLFGWWRGNAASYASYAAECQEAGVTWSDAASYGLPPGRAGACFSFAHLTEDEIRRGVQLLR
- a CDS encoding NAD-dependent malic enzyme, whose translation is MAGLNGGGTSVIVRLEIHKELVTFGKIATAIGDAGGDIVAIDVTRASKTTTTRDITVKVSDPEHTESIVSALNDIPGVRLINVSDQTFLMHLGGKIEVTPKMPIKNRDDLSRVYTPGVARVCMAIHEDPSKAHSLTIKRNTVAVISDGTAVLGLGNIGPEAAMPVMEGKAMLFKQMAGVDAFPICLDTQDTEEIIRTVKAIAPGFGGINLEDISSPRCFEIEERLINELDIPVFHDDQHGTAVVILAGLLNAVKLVGKQLADCKVVITGIGAAGIACTKMLLAAGVTNVIGVDRQGAIVSGESYSNSAWTWYSENTNPFRQSGLLSEVIVGADIFIGLSGPGVLKADDVKNMAADPIVFAMANPTPEITPEEAEPYVRVMATGRSDYPNQINNVLCFPGIFRGVLDCRASRITQEMKLAAAKAIASVVSEDELNEYYIIPSVFNHSVVEKVREAVMEAAYESGVARRRNQRDLQDANHE